The Microcebus murinus isolate Inina chromosome 4, M.murinus_Inina_mat1.0, whole genome shotgun sequence genome has a segment encoding these proteins:
- the LOC105863111 gene encoding olfactory receptor 10Q1-like: MFAWKPVLNQSGPTEFVFRVFTTVPEFQALLFLLFLLLYVMILCGNTAIIWVVCTHSSLRTPMYFFLSNLSFVEICYTTVVVPLMLSNILGAQKPIPLAGCGAQMFFFLTLGGADCFLLAVMAYDRYAAICHPLHYTLIMTQRLCVQAVAGALGLALLLSLQLTALIFTLPFCGRRREINHFLCDVPPVLRLACADIRVHQAVLYVVSILVLTVPFLLICVSYAFITSTILRMRSAEGRRRAFSTCSSHLTVVLLQYGFCALVYLRPQSSSSVDEDRQFALIYTFVTPLLNPLIYTLRNKDVKGALKKVISTKGTSEG; the protein is encoded by the coding sequence ATGTTTGCTTGGAAACCTGTCCTCAACCAGTCCGGCCCCACTGAGTTCGTGTTCCGCGTCTTCACCACCGTCCCCGAATTCCAggccctgctcttcctcctcttcctcctcctctacgTGATGATCCTTTGCGGCAACACGGCCATCATCTGGGTGGTGTGCACACACAGCTCCCTGCGCACCCCGatgtacttcttcctctccaACCTGTCCTTTGTAGAGATCTGCTACACCACCGTCGTGGTGCCCCTGATGCTCTCCAACATTCTGGGGGCCCAGAAGCCCATTCCGCTGGCCGGATGTGGGGCCCAGATGTTCTTCTTCCTCACACTTGGGGGCGCTGACTGTTTCCTCCTGGCAGTCATGGCATACGATCGCTACGCGGCCATCTGCCACCCGCTGCACTACACGCTCATCATGACCCAGAGGCTGTGCGTGCAGGCGGTGGCCGGCGCGCTGGGCCTGGccctcctgctctccctgcagCTCACCGCCCTCATCTTCACCCTGCCCTTCTGCGGGCGCCGCCGGGAAATCAACCACTTCCTCTGCGACGTGCCCCCGGTCCTGCGCCTGGCCTGTGCGGACATCCGCGTGCACCAGGCTGTCCTCTATGTCGTGAGCATCCTGGTGCTGACCGTCCCCTTCCTGCTCATCTGCGTCTCCTACGCGTTCATCACCTCCACCATCCTGCGCATGCGCTCTGCCGAGGGCCGGCGCCgggccttctccacctgctcgTCCCACCTCACCGTGGTCCTGCTGCAGTACGGCTTCTGTGCCTTGGTGTACTTGCGCCCCCAATCCAGCTCCTCGGTGGATGAGGACCGCCAATTTGCCCTCATTTACACTTTTGTCACCCCCTTACTCAACCCTTTGATTTACACGCTTCGGAACAAGGATGTCAAAGGTGCTCTGAAAAAGGTCATCAGTACCAAAGGGACATCCGAAGGTTAG